Genomic window (Spirochaetaceae bacterium):
TGTTGAGAATGGACAGGAACTGCCGCGGGTTCACCACCTGCTCCGCAATCCAGACCTCGTAGTGCAGGTGGGGCCCGGTGGAGAGCCCCGTGCTGCCGAGGTAGCCGAGCACCGCGCCACGCTCGACCTGCTGCCCCGCCTTGACCAGCGGCCGCCGGCCCAGGTGACCGTACACGGTCGCGAAGCCGTACTTGTGCTTTACGATCACGAAGTGGCCGAGGTTGTGGGGCTCGTATCCGATCCGTTGCACGCGGCCGTTGGCGGTGGCGACGATCTCGGTGCCGCGCAGCCAGGCGATGTCTATCCCCTTGTGGATGTACCAGCGGCGGTTGAACGGATGGATGGCAGGACCGAAGTCCGCCGTGATGTAGCCCTTGCCGGCTGCCACCGGCCACATGCTCGGAATGTCGACCAGCAGCTCGCGTTGCGCGACGAGGGCATTCTCGATCTCCTGCAGCGGACCGAGCGCCGCCTCCAGGTAGGTGCGCAGGCTGCGCAGCTCGGTCAGGCTGCGCACGTCGCTGGCAATCACCAGCGACTCGCTCACGAACGAAGCGAGGTCGCCGCCGACGCCGCCGGTCAGGTAGCCGCGCGCGTTCTCGGTACCTACCACGCCCAACACCCGTTCCAACGACTGCCGGAACTGGATCACCACGCGCTGCAGTTCCTTCACTTCATCGGTCATGCTTTCGACCGTCGTCTCGCTCGCGGCCAACGCGCGGCTCGCATCCAGGAACCGCTCGTGGGTCCGCGTGAAGCCGGTGGACAGAGAAACCGACACCACCAGCAGCGCCGCCAGCATCACGCACACGAACAACAGGCCGAACACCGAGAACTGCAGGTTCACGGCCTTCCGCTGCGAGTGCGGAACGATCATGACGGTGAGTCTCTGGTTGCCGATGACGGCGGCGTGGCGGCAGAGGTATACCGCCGGACGAGTCATCGCGGCCGCCAACCGCCGGGCACCGGAAAGGGCGCGCCGTTCGGCGGCCTTGTACCGATCCACGGAGGACTCTGCCTCGCGCGAGCCTCGTGGGCGTGCCGGTGCGCGCGCGCTCACCGGCCTGCGTTGACGGCGGCGGTGCGGGGCGCTACCCTTGCCGGCGCCGGTTCCCGGGACTCCCGGCAGGTCCACGCCGGGCGCCGCTGTGCCGCGCCGCGTCGCGCAATCCGGTGTGCAGCGCCGGTCGGCACCACTGAACTCATGGGTGAACTCATGCGACTACCGATATCCATGCCCAGATCGATGCGGGAGCCTACCACGGGCAGCCCGACCGGGCAAGCGCGACGCGCCGGTATCTTGAGCGCAATCAGCGACTTGCGCGCCGGCGCCGCACCCTGATCGGATTCCGATGCGCGTATTGGTAGTCGGCAGCGGCGCGCGCGAGCACGCCCTCGTCTGGCGGCTGGCGGCGAGTACACGGGTCGAGGAGGTGCTGATTGCGCCCGGCAACGCCGCTACCGGCGATCTGGGGCGCAATCTTCCGGACGTGCCGGCCGGCGACCCCGCCCGCGTGCGCGATGCGGCGCGGCGCCACGGCGTCGACCTTGCCGTGATCGGCCCGGAGGACGCGCTGGCCGCCGGCGCGGCGGACCTGCTGCGCGACGCCGGCGTGGCGGTGGTGGGCCCGTCGGCGCACGCGGCCCGGCTCGAGTCGAGCAAGGCGTTCTGCAAGGCGTTTCTGCTGCGCCACCGGATTCCGGCGGCCGACGCCCGCGAAGTACACGACCGGGCCGCGCTGGAGGCGCTGCTGTCCGATCATCGCGGTGCCCTGGTGTTGAAGATGGACGGTCTCGCCGGCGGCAAGGGCGTGCTGGAGTCGGACGACCGCGCGGCGCTGCTGCAATTCGGCACCGCGGCACTGGCCAGCGGCCCGCTACTCGCGGAACAGTACCTGCATGGATTCGAGCTGTCGCTGTTCCTGCTGATGGACGGCAGCAGCGCCTCGTTGCTGCCGATCTGCAGCGACTACAAGAAGGCACAGGACGGCGGCGCCGGCCTCAACACCGGGGGGATGGGCGCGGTATGCCCGGCACCCTGGGTGGACGGCGCGCTCGCCGCGAAGCTCGACGCGCAGATTGTGCAACCGACGGTGCGTGCGCTGCGCGCGGAGGGCTTGCTGTACCGCGGTGTGCTGTTCATCGGCATCATGGTGACCGCGCAGGGCCCGCGCGTGCTGGAATTCAACGTGCGCCTCGGCGATCCGGAGACCGAGGTGCTCATGCCGCTGCTGGCGACCGACCCGGCTGAGTTGCTTTGGACGGTGGCAGCCGGCAGCCTTGACGATGTCCCGCTGTCCTGGCACGACCAGACCGCCGTGTGCGTAGTGGCCGCGGCCGACGGCTACCCGGGCCCGTATCGAAGCGGCCTGCCGGTTGCCTCGCTGCCGCCGCCCGGGGATCCGCGCGGCGAGGTGTTTCACGCCGGCACCGCGCGCTCCGGCGGCAGTCTGCGCACCGGCGGCGGCCGCTGCTTCGCCGCCACCGGTCTCGGCAGCAATGTCGCGAACGCGCGCGCCAACGCCTACGCGCTGGTGCAGCAGGTGCGCTTCCCCGGCGCATGGTGGCGCACCGACATCGGTGCGCACCTGTTCAACGCGGCCCCGGCGCCACAGCGCACCTCGTGACCGTGCCCGCCACCGCCTTCCGATCTCGTACATGATCGCCGCCCGGCGTCGTCGTCCGCCGACGCCGTTCGTGCGTCAGGTTCGGCTCCTCCGCTGCCGAACCACCTCGTACAAGAGGATCGCCGCGGCCACGGCAACGTTCAGGGAGTCCAGCCGCCCCCTGGTCGGGATGCGCACCAGGTGGTCGCAGCGGCGGCGCACCAGTTCGTGCAGACCGCCGCCCTCCGATCCCAGTACCAGCGCCACCCGCGCCGGAAACCGTACCTCGTCGAGCGGCTCACCCGCCAGGTCGGCGCCGTAAATCCAGAAGCCGGCGCGCTTGAGCTGTTCCAGTGCGGCCGCCACGTTGGACACCGGTACGGCGGCCACGTGCGCCGCCGCTCCCGCCGACACCCGCATCACCGTGTCATCGAAGCGCGCCGACCGGCGCCGCGGCACCACCAGCAGGTCGGTCCCGAACTGCTCGGCGCTGCGCGTGATGCTGCCCAGGTTGGCGGGATCGGTGATGCCGTCCGCCACTGCGACCAGCGCCGCCGGGCGCTGCGACAAGCCGGCCAGCGCAACGCGCAACGAAACCGGCGCCGCGGCTCGACGGGCACCCGGCGGAGCTCTCCGCACGCTGTTCGCCGGCGTACGGCCGGAACCGGGCGCGCCCACCAGCGCCACGCCGCGATGTGCGTCACTGCCGCAACGCCGCGCCAGCTCCGCCGCGCTCACCTGCCGAACCGGAATCCCCAGCACCTCCGCCTGCCGGCCCAGGCGGCGCACGGCGGCGTTGTCCCGCGCCACCAGCAGCTCCGCCGCGCGCGGCCACTCCCCGCGGCCCGCGGCGGCACGTCCGAGCAGCTCGGCAATGGGATGCACCCCGTAGACGACCACTACTGCGCCTTGCGGAACACCAGCACGTTCTGGTGCACCAGCGAGGGAATGTAACGATAGCGGTAGCCGTAGATGTGCAGCTTCTTGGAGACGTCATACCAAACCAGGTTGGCCTGCCACACCAGAGGCTCGATGCCGCTGAGCGCCGCCCCCAACTCCGCCGACAAGGCGTGGTAGACGCCCCCCATGTACATGTCGCCGATGAACGAAAGCAGGTGCCCGCCCGGCTTGAGACGCTCGCACGCCAGCCGGAACACGCGCTGCATCGCACCGA
Coding sequences:
- the purD gene encoding phosphoribosylamine--glycine ligase — its product is MRVLVVGSGAREHALVWRLAASTRVEEVLIAPGNAATGDLGRNLPDVPAGDPARVRDAARRHGVDLAVIGPEDALAAGAADLLRDAGVAVVGPSAHAARLESSKAFCKAFLLRHRIPAADAREVHDRAALEALLSDHRGALVLKMDGLAGGKGVLESDDRAALLQFGTAALASGPLLAEQYLHGFELSLFLLMDGSSASLLPICSDYKKAQDGGAGLNTGGMGAVCPAPWVDGALAAKLDAQIVQPTVRALRAEGLLYRGVLFIGIMVTAQGPRVLEFNVRLGDPETEVLMPLLATDPAELLWTVAAGSLDDVPLSWHDQTAVCVVAAADGYPGPYRSGLPVASLPPPGDPRGEVFHAGTARSGGSLRTGGGRCFAATGLGSNVANARANAYALVQQVRFPGAWWRTDIGAHLFNAAPAPQRTS
- a CDS encoding M23 family metallopeptidase, which codes for MDRYKAAERRALSGARRLAAAMTRPAVYLCRHAAVIGNQRLTVMIVPHSQRKAVNLQFSVFGLLFVCVMLAALLVVSVSLSTGFTRTHERFLDASRALAASETTVESMTDEVKELQRVVIQFRQSLERVLGVVGTENARGYLTGGVGGDLASFVSESLVIASDVRSLTELRSLRTYLEAALGPLQEIENALVAQRELLVDIPSMWPVAAGKGYITADFGPAIHPFNRRWYIHKGIDIAWLRGTEIVATANGRVQRIGYEPHNLGHFVIVKHKYGFATVYGHLGRRPLVKAGQQVERGAVLGYLGSTGLSTGPHLHYEVWIAEQVVNPRQFLSILNSSRSGGRGTLAR
- the rlmB gene encoding 23S rRNA (guanosine(2251)-2'-O)-methyltransferase RlmB — encoded protein: MVVYGVHPIAELLGRAAAGRGEWPRAAELLVARDNAAVRRLGRQAEVLGIPVRQVSAAELARRCGSDAHRGVALVGAPGSGRTPANSVRRAPPGARRAAAPVSLRVALAGLSQRPAALVAVADGITDPANLGSITRSAEQFGTDLLVVPRRRSARFDDTVMRVSAGAAAHVAAVPVSNVAAALEQLKRAGFWIYGADLAGEPLDEVRFPARVALVLGSEGGGLHELVRRRCDHLVRIPTRGRLDSLNVAVAAAILLYEVVRQRRSRT